In Leptospira bouyouniensis, the following proteins share a genomic window:
- a CDS encoding circularly permuted type 2 ATP-grasp protein produces MFIADYSAKNIYDEMFSNEGFPRKSYDFVKTKMESLGGIELIKRSSSAERALMSLGITFTLYGDGGEQERIMPFDVIPRIVPSEEWISIEKGLKQRILALNLFLNDIYSERKILKDKVIPSEIIDSSTGYLKQCMGLKPPKDIWIHITGTDLVRDGAGAFHVLEDNLRCPSGVSYVLENREVMKRTFPELFEKLNIRQVYDYPYHLRSMLENLTDVSDPVIAVWTPGVYNSAYYEHSFLAQKMGVYLVEGTDLVVENHKVYMKTTKGLRKVDVIYRRIDDTFMDPSSFREDSLLGVKGIFEAYKRGNVALANAPGTGVADDKVIYSYVPKIIKYYLGEDPIIPNVPTYLCSEESDLKYVLDNIHNLVVKAANGAGGYGMIIGPKSTKQEQEDFKELIKADPRNYIAQPVLNLSTVPTLISDKIESRHVDLRPFILYGKDVYVMPGGLTRVALRKGSLVVNSSQGGGSKDTWVLG; encoded by the coding sequence ATGTTTATCGCAGACTATAGTGCAAAGAATATCTATGATGAGATGTTTTCAAATGAAGGATTCCCACGTAAAAGTTACGATTTTGTGAAAACAAAAATGGAAAGTTTGGGAGGGATTGAATTAATCAAACGCAGTAGTTCCGCCGAACGCGCATTAATGTCACTTGGGATCACTTTTACATTGTATGGTGATGGTGGTGAACAAGAGAGGATCATGCCATTTGATGTGATTCCAAGAATTGTTCCGAGTGAAGAGTGGATAAGTATCGAAAAAGGATTAAAACAAAGAATACTTGCCCTTAATTTATTTTTGAATGACATATATAGTGAAAGAAAGATCTTAAAAGACAAAGTCATTCCTTCAGAAATCATAGATTCAAGCACTGGATATTTAAAACAGTGTATGGGTTTAAAACCACCGAAAGACATTTGGATACATATTACAGGTACTGACCTAGTAAGAGATGGCGCAGGTGCATTTCACGTACTCGAAGACAATTTACGTTGTCCTTCTGGAGTGTCATATGTTCTTGAAAATCGGGAAGTGATGAAACGAACTTTTCCTGAACTCTTTGAAAAATTAAACATACGACAGGTTTATGATTATCCTTATCATTTAAGGTCTATGTTAGAAAACCTAACAGATGTAAGTGATCCTGTGATTGCTGTTTGGACACCTGGTGTATATAATTCAGCTTATTATGAGCATAGCTTTTTAGCCCAAAAGATGGGCGTCTATTTAGTTGAAGGGACCGACTTGGTGGTCGAGAATCATAAGGTTTATATGAAAACTACAAAGGGATTACGAAAAGTCGATGTAATCTATCGTAGAATTGATGATACTTTTATGGATCCATCTAGTTTCCGAGAAGATTCTTTACTGGGAGTGAAGGGAATTTTTGAAGCATATAAAAGGGGAAATGTGGCTCTTGCAAATGCTCCTGGGACAGGAGTTGCTGATGACAAAGTAATTTACTCTTATGTTCCAAAGATCATTAAATATTACTTAGGTGAAGATCCAATCATTCCCAATGTCCCAACATATCTTTGTTCCGAAGAATCTGACTTAAAATATGTTTTGGATAATATCCATAATTTAGTTGTGAAAGCAGCTAATGGTGCAGGTGGATACGGAATGATCATTGGTCCAAAATCAACTAAACAAGAACAAGAAGATTTTAAGGAGCTAATTAAAGCGGATCCGAGAAACTATATCGCACAACCAGTGTTAAATCTTTCAACAGTTCCAACGTTGATATCTGACAAAATTGAATCCAGACATGTTGATTTACGTCCGTTCATTTTATACGGTAAAGATGTGTATGTAATGCCTGGTGGATTAACCCGTGTAGCTTTACGAAAAGGATCTTTAGTTGTGAATTCATCCCAGGGAGGCGGTTCAAAAGACACCTGGGTTTTAGGATAA
- a CDS encoding alpha-E domain-containing protein, producing the protein MLSRVAESVFWMNRYIERAENYSRFIDVNHQLSLDLNEEVPNQWLPLVHTTGDYELFAKKYSEPTPVNVIRFMTFDEENPNSIFQCLSKARENARTIRENISTSMWEVLNEFYLYVKNYRKLYMESTEEHGDTLSIDLSDFLSTVRKSCQSFYGCTDATISHDEVWNFALLGRFLERADKTTRILDMKYFILLPSVHDIGSTLDLLQWLSLLKSASAHEMYNRKYKKIDPTDIAEFLILNDTFPRSIIFCIQEMQEALEKISGLKEGLPRNSAQDATTVYLNRLRSENIKSIFDKGLHEYLDDIQIELNQIGAKIVERFFTN; encoded by the coding sequence ATGTTAAGCCGAGTTGCCGAGTCTGTTTTTTGGATGAATCGGTACATTGAAAGAGCGGAGAACTATTCCCGTTTTATCGATGTTAACCATCAGTTGTCGTTGGATTTGAATGAAGAAGTTCCAAACCAGTGGTTACCCTTAGTTCACACAACTGGGGATTATGAATTATTTGCAAAAAAATATTCAGAACCTACCCCAGTGAATGTGATTCGATTTATGACATTTGATGAAGAGAATCCTAATTCAATTTTTCAATGTTTATCGAAAGCGCGTGAAAATGCTCGAACCATTCGTGAAAATATTTCAACATCAATGTGGGAAGTTTTGAATGAGTTTTATCTCTATGTAAAAAACTATCGTAAACTCTATATGGAATCCACAGAGGAGCATGGAGATACACTCTCTATTGATCTTTCTGACTTCCTCAGTACTGTAAGGAAAAGTTGCCAAAGTTTTTACGGTTGTACTGATGCAACAATTTCACATGATGAAGTTTGGAATTTTGCATTGCTTGGTAGATTCTTGGAACGTGCAGATAAAACAACGCGTATCTTAGATATGAAATATTTTATCTTACTTCCTTCAGTACATGACATAGGATCTACTTTAGATTTATTACAATGGTTATCACTTCTAAAGTCAGCAAGTGCACATGAGATGTACAATCGAAAGTATAAAAAAATTGATCCAACAGATATTGCAGAGTTTTTAATTCTGAATGATACGTTTCCAAGATCGATTATCTTTTGTATCCAAGAAATGCAAGAAGCATTGGAAAAAATATCAGGATTAAAAGAAGGATTACCACGGAATTCCGCACAAGATGCGACAACGGTATACTTAAATCGACTACGATCTGAAAATATCAAATCCATTTTCGATAAAGGATTACACGAATATCTAGATGATATTCAAATTGAATTAAACCAAATCGGTGCAAAGATCGTAGAGCGATTTTTTACAAACTAA